The genome window GGCCAGGGCGGCCCTGGCGATGGTGACGCGGCCGTCCTCCATGGGCTGGCGCAGCACCTCGAGGACATTCTTCCTGAACTCCGGCATCTCGTCGAGAAAGAGCACCCCCTTGTGGGCGAGGCTCACCTCGCCGGGCCTGGGCACCTGGCCGCCGCCTATGAGTCCGGCGTCGGAGATGGTGTGGTGGGGGGAGCGGAAGGGGCGCGCCGTCACGAGGGGCCGGTCCGCCGGGAGCGCGCCGGCCACGCTGTGGACCCTCGTCGCCTCCACGGCCTCGTCGAGCGTCATGGGCGGCAGTATGGAGGCGAAACGCCTGGCGAGCATGGTCTTGCCGGAGCCGGGAGGCCCTATCATGAGCACGTTGTGGCCTCCAGCGGCCGCCACCTCGAGGGCCCGCTTCACGTGCTCCTGGCCCTTCACGTCCGAGAAGTCCGGCCCTTCGCCGCGGCCCCCGCCGAACATGGCGGCGGCGTCGACGCGCACCGGCGCCGCCTCGGTCCTTCCCGCGAGCGTCTCCACCAGGTCGGCGAGGGAACTCACGCCGTAGACCTCCACTCCGTCCACAAGGGCCGCCTCGGCGGCGTTGTCGCCGGGCACGACGAGCTTCTTGCCGGCCTGCGCCGCTCCCATGGCCACGGACAGGGCGCCGCGCACCGCCCTCACCGACCCGTCGAGCGAGAGCTCCCCGACGAAGACATAGTCGTCGAGGTCGTCGCGCTCAACGATCTCCTGTGCCCTCACAAGTCCCACGGCCACGGCCAGATCAAAGCCCGTGCCCTCTTTCTTGATGTCGGCCGGCGCCAGGTTCACCGTCACGCGCCGCGCCGGGAAGCCGTAGCCCGAGTTCTTGAGCGCCGCCTTCACGCGCTCCTTGCTCTCCTTGACGGCGTTGTCGGGCAGGCCCACGATGGAAAACGAAGGCAGGCCGTTGGAGAGGTCCACCTCCACATCTACCATGTGGGCGTCAATGCCTATCACCGCGGCGCTGGAAACCCTGGCGAGCATCGAACGGCACCTCGACTGCTGGATTGTCGGGGGAGGGACCGCCGCGCCCCCATCCCCGGCGGCGGACGTCCATGAAGTCCCGCCGGAAAGGGCTCAAGGACCCGGCGGAGACGGCGGGATCGATGTTATCAGGATAAAAAGCGGCATACAAGCCAAAAAGTCCGCCGCTCTCCGGCAGGGCCGTTTGACAATCGGCCGGGCACTCCATATATTTATATTAGGGAAACTCTGATTTATTGCACTGAGGGAACCTTTTTTGTAAAAAGGTTCCCTCAGACTCCCTCCAAAAACTTTTAACGCCCTGCGGTTCATCCCGATTTTGCCAAGCAAAATCGGGATGAACCGCAGGGAATTAAAAGTCTTTGAAGGGGGTCTGGGGGAAACTTTCTACAGAAAGTTTCCCCCAGGGTAATTAAAATGAAAGGGGAGAAGAGCCATGAAGATCGACATCAGAAAACTCAATCCCTGGAACTGGTTCAAACACGAAAAGGAGGAGTCCCGAAGCGTGCCCGTGCGCCGCGGCGAGGCGCGAGGCGAGGGCTCCGAGCTTCCCGCCGTCTACTCGAGGGACCATATCTGGAACATCCACCGCGAGCTGGACCGTCTCTTCGACGACATGTTTTCGCGCTTCGACCTCGCCTTTCCGCGCCTCTTCGAGAGGGAGACGGCGCTCGAGCGCCTGCCGGGCGCGGTGCTGAGGCCCAGCGTCGACGTCAAGGAGAGCGCAAGGGAGTACACCATCACCGTCGAGGTGCCCGGCGTCTCGGAGGACGACGTGAAGGTCGAGCTCGCAGACGGCGTGCTCACCATAAGCGGCGAGAAGAAACACGAGGAAGAGAAGAAAGACGAGTACTACCACAGCGTGGAGCGCTCGTACGGCTACTTCCGCCGCGTCCTCTCGCTGCCCGACGACGCTGACGAGGAGGGCGTGGAGGCGAAGTACAAGAACGGCGTGCTCACCATCACGGTGCCGCGCAGGGAGTCCGCCGCCTCGAAGGAGAAGGTGAAGGTCATCGACGTCAAGAAGGCGGACTGAGGGCCGTTAGCGGGAGCCGGTGAGAGCTATGGGGACCAGCAGCCGTAACGGCGGCGGGAAGCCGCGACCCCACGCCGCCGCAAGGGCGGGGTAGGCGGCCGTGCCGGTCCCGGTCTTCGCCGCCCGCAGCCTTGCAAACCGGCTGCAGACCGTCCTTCTCGTCACGGTCCTGGTCGGCATAACGTCGCTGGCCGGCTCGCTGCTCTTCGGCACGGAGGGCATGTGGATCGCCCTCGGCGCGGCCCTCTTCTCCCTCGTCGTCGAGCCCGCGGCGGCGTCGAGACTCACGCTCGCCCTCTACCGCGCCCGTCCCATAACCCCGGCCCAGGCGCCCAGGCTCTACGAGGCGGTCGAGGAGCTTTCGCGCCGGGCCGCCCTTCCGGCCGCGCCACTCCTCTACTACGCGCCCACACCGGTGGTCAACGCCTTTGCCGTGGGCACGCGCCGGAATCCGGCCATAGCCCTGACCGACGGGTTGCTGCGCACATTGACCCTGCGCGAGACGGCGGCCGTCCTCTCGCACGAGACGGCCCACATCGCAAACGGTGATCTCCGCGTCATGAGCCTGGCCGACTACGTGAGCAGGCTGACCGGACTCTTCGCCCTGACGGGACAGCTCCTCCTGATCCTCGCCCTGCCGGCCGTCGCGCTCGGCGCGGTGAAGGTGAACCTCTGGGGACTGTTGGCGCTCGCCGTCTCTCCCCATCTCGCCGTGCTCGCCCAGCTCGGACTGTCGAGGGTGCGCGAATACGACGCGGACCTGCTGGCCGTCAGGCTCACCGGGGATCCCGAGGGGCTGGCCTCGGCGCTCGCCAAGATCGAGAGAGTCAACCGCTCGTGGCGGACGTGGCTTCTGCCGGGATGGGGCAACCCCTATCCCTCGTGGCTGCGGACCCATCCGCCCACGGAGGAGCGCATCCGCCGCCTGCTCGAAACGCAGCAGCAACAGCAGACACCGTGGCAGCACGACCCAATCGGCTTCACGGCCTTTTCACCGGTGCGGCCCAGGCCCCGCTGGCATCTCCACGGCCTGTGGCGATAACGAGGGAGGAGCTCCGCGGCGAAGGCCCCTGAGGGCCGCCTCCGCCCGCTTCCCCTTCGAAGACCTTCAATCCCGCCCCCCGGGGGAGAGAACCATGGAACAGAAGACTCAGTGGAATATCGGATACTGGATCATGGCCCTGCTGCTGCTGCTCATGCTCCAGGAGTGGTGGCATACCGTCAGCACCGTGGAGCCCGTGCCGTACAGCGAATTCGAGGAGGCCCTCGAGCAGGGGAAGGTCTCGGAGGTGATCGTTTCGGATCAGACCCTGACCGGGCTCCTCAAAGAGCCCGAGGCCGGTGGCAAGACCGTCATCGTCGCCACGAGGGTCGAGCCCGACCTCGCCGAGCGCCTCTCGCGCTACGACGTGCCCTACAGGCGGGTGGCCGAGAGCACCTGGCTGCGCGAGATACTCTCGTGGGTGCTGCCCGCCGTCGTCTTCTTCGCCGTCTGGTTCTTTCTCTTCCGCAGGTTCGCCGAGAAGCAGGGCATGGGCGGGTTCATGTCCATAGGCAAGAGCAGGGCCAAGGTCTACATGGAGAAGGACACGGGCGTGACCTTCTCCGATGTGGCCGGCGTGGACGAGGCCAAGGAGGAGCTCAAGGAGGTGGTCGACTTCCTCAGGGACCCCCGCCGCTACGGCAGGCTCGGCGCCCACATCCCCAAGGGGGTGCTCCTTGTCGGTCCCCCCGGAACGGGCAAGACACTGCTTGCCAAGGCCGTGGCCGGCGAGGCGGGCGTGCCCTTTTTCACCATCTCGGGCTCCGAGTTCGTCGAGATGTTCGTCGGAGTCGGCGCTGCGCGGGTGCGCGACCTCTTCGAGCAGGCCCGCGGCAGGGCACCGGCCATAATCTTCATCGACGAGCTCGACGCCCTCGGCAGGGCGCGCGGCGCCGGAGGCCCCGTGGGAGGCCACGACGAGCGCGAGCAGACGCTGAACCAGCTCCTCGTGGAGATGGACGGCTTCGACGCCTCCGTGGGACTCGTCATACTGGCGGCCACGAACAGGCCGGAGATACTGGACCCGGCGCTGCTGCGCGCCGGCCGCTTCGACCGCCAGGTGCTCGTCGACAGGCCCGACAAGAAGGGACGCCTGGAGATACTGAAGGTCCACAGCCGCAAGATAAAGCTCGACCCCGCAGTGGACCTCGAGCAGGTGGCCGCCCTGACGACGGGCTTTTCAGGGGCCGATCTCGCAAACCTCGTCAACGAGGCGGCCCTCATGGCCACGCGCCGCAAGGCCGACGCCGTGACCATCGAGGACTTCACCCGCGCCGTGGAGCGCATAATCGCGGGACTTGAAAAGAAGAACCGCGTGCTCAGCGAGCAGGAGCGGCGCACGGTGGCCTACCACGAGATGGGCCACACCCTCGTGGCGCTCGCCCTGCCGGGCACCGACCCGGTCCACAAGGTCTCCATCATCCCGCGCGGCATCGGGGCCCTGGGCTACACCATACAGCGTCCCACCGAAGACCGCTACCTCATGACGAGAAGGGAGCTCGAAAACAAGATCGCCGTGCTTCTCGGCGGGAGGGCGGCCGAGAAACTCGTCTTCGGCGAGCTCTCCACCGGCGCGGCCGACGACCTGGCAAAGGCCACCGACATCGCACGCGACATGGTGACCCGCTACGGCATGGACGAGGACCTCGGTTACATCGCCTACGAGCCGCACCACCCGCGCCTGCTCGAAGTGCCTGAAATGGCCGCGGGCGGCTGCCGCGTGGCCGAATCGACCCAGGCGCGCATCGACGACGCCATACGCACGGTCATAAAGGAGGTCTTCGAGCGGGCCTACGCCATCCTCGAACACAACCGCCCTGTCCTCGAACGGTGCGCACAGGAGCTCCTCAAGAGCGAAACGCTCGACGAGGCCGCCCTGAAGGCACTGACGGCCGGCCTCGAGAGACCGCCCGCTGCGCCGGACCCGGGGGATGGCGGCAGGTCCGCCCCATCCCCGGAAAACTCCCCCTCCACGCCGAAGAGACGAGATGAAAAAGAGAGAGAATAGGGAGAAGCGCCCGAACAACAGCAAGGAGATCGACGAGCGCCGGGTGATGACGCTCTACGAGCACTTCGAGCAGACCATCGCCATGGTCCTCTCCGGCGTGATAGCCGTCATCATAGTCATCTCGCTTGCGCGGCTCATCCACACCGTCTTCGTCGTATTCTTCGTCGAGACGTTCAACCCCCTCGACCACGGCGTCTTCCAGACCGTCTTCGGCATGATCATGACCCTTCTCATCGCCATGGAGTTCAAGCACTCCATCCTGAAAGTGGCGATGAGAAGAGACAGCATCATACAGGTCAAGACGGTGGTCCTCATAGCAATAATCGCCATGGGGCGCAAGCTGGTGATCCTCGACCCCGAGACGAGCCCCGCCAAGGTGGCCTCCATCGCCGGCGCCACCCTGGCGCTCGGCATCGTCCACCGGCTGCTGCGCGAGCGCGAAGACCGCCTCGCACAGGAAGAGGGGGAGAGCCGCGAGGGCTGACCCCACAGCGCCTTTCGCTCCAGTAGCCGCCCTGAAAGGGCCCCGCCGCCCCGCGGCCACAGGGCCGTGTTGATATTTTTTTTCATCACATGGTTACAAAGCCGGAAATTTCTGCTATCATAATTCTTGGCGCTCTGTCCATACGGTTCGCAACCAGGCAACAACTTACGCCCTGCCCCCGGCCGAAGCGGCCATGATGAGGTCCCCGACGGCCGCTTCCGCTCGGCGCCAAGGCTTCGTGGAAAGGCGGCCCCGACCATGGAAATCAAACCGGGAAGAAGCATTGCGCGGCGCTGGTTCTGGATACTGAGTATCTGCTGGACGCTCGTGGTGGGGCTCTCCATGGCGCTCAACTACCGGCAGGAGCGGCGACAGGCCGAGGAGACCGCCAAGATAGAAGTCCGGGCCTACTTCAAGAAAGACAACATCTACCGCGAGTGGAACGCGCTGGCCGGAGGGCTCTACGCGCCGGTGAGCGCCATGATCCGGCCCAACCCCTTCCTCGACTTCCTGCCGGACCGTGACATAACGCTGCCCTCGGGCAAGGAGCTCACCCTCGTCAATCCCGCCTACATGAGCCGCCAGATAAGCGAGCTCATGAAGGAAGAATACGGCATAAGGGGTCACCTCACGAGCCTCAAGCCGCTGCGTCCGGAAAACAGGCCCGACCGCTGGGAGGCCGAGGCCCTCCGCAGCTTCGAGGAGGGCGGCGTTGCCGAGGTGAGCGGCATCTCGGAGATAAACGGCGAACCCTACATGAGGCTCATGCAGCCCCTCTACGTGAAGGAGTCCTGTCTGAAGTGCCACGAACGGCAGGGTTACAGGCTGGGCGACATCAGGGGAGGCATGAGCGCCTCGGTGCCCATGGCCCCGCACCTCGCCATGGCCCGCACCCGCATCCTCACCCTCACGGCGGGCCACCTCTCGTTCTGGGTCCTCGGTCTGCTCGGCCTCGTCTACGGCACGCGCAAGCTCGGCAGGTTGCTCGATGGGAGGATACGGCACGAAGAGGAACTCAGCCTCAAGGCCCAGCTCCTCGACAGGGCCAACGACTCGATATACGTCCACGACATGAAGGGCCGCCTCGTCTACGTCAACGAGGCGGCCTGCAGGACGTGGGGCTACGACAGGACCGCGCTGCTCACCATGAACATAAGCGAGCTCGCCGTGGCGCGGAGCGCCGGACTGGTGAGGGCCTCCACCGCCGAGCTCAGGGGCGCGGGGGAGTGCAGCTTCGAGTCGACCCATCTGCACAGGGACGGGACCCGCAGAGAGATGGAGGTGAGCTCGCGCCTTATCGAGTCGGGCGGCGAGAGGCTCGTCATGAACGTGGCCCGCGACATAAGCGAACGCAAGGCCGTGGAGGAGGAGCTCAGGAAGCTCTCGCAGACGGTCGAGCAGAGTCCGAGTGTTGTGATGATAACCGACACGAGCGGCGTCATCGAATACGTCAACCCCCGGTTCTGCGAGCTCACCGGCTACTCCAGCGACGAGGCGGTGGGCTGCACCCCCAGCATACTGAGCTCCGGCGAACACGGCGCCGCCTTCTACGACGAGCTCTGGAGGACCATCAAGAGCGGACGCACCTGGCGCGGAGAGTTCCACAACAGGAAAAAGGACGGCAGCCTCTACTGGGAGCGCGCCGCCATCGCCCCCATAGTGGACGAAAGGGGGGAGATAACCCACTTCGTGGCCGTAAAGGAGGAGATATCCGACAAGAAACGGGTGGAAGAGGAGAAGCAGACCCTCCAGGCCCAGCTCCTGCAGGCCCAGAAGATGGAAGCCGTCGGCAGGCTCGCCGGCGGCATCGCCCACGACTTCAACAACGTGCTCACGGCCATCATGG of Deltaproteobacteria bacterium contains these proteins:
- a CDS encoding phosphate-starvation-inducible E family protein, which gives rise to MTLYEHFEQTIAMVLSGVIAVIIVISLARLIHTVFVVFFVETFNPLDHGVFQTVFGMIMTLLIAMEFKHSILKVAMRRDSIIQVKTVVLIAIIAMGRKLVILDPETSPAKVASIAGATLALGIVHRLLREREDRLAQEEGESREG
- a CDS encoding Hsp20/alpha crystallin family protein; translation: MDIRKLNPWNWFKHEKEESRSVPVRRGEARGEGSELPAVYSRDHIWNIHRELDRLFDDMFSRFDLAFPRLFERETALERLPGAVLRPSVDVKESAREYTITVEVPGVSEDDVKVELADGVLTISGEKKHEEEKKDEYYHSVERSYGYFRRVLSLPDDADEEGVEAKYKNGVLTITVPRRESAASKEKVKVIDVKKAD
- a CDS encoding ATP-binding protein, with protein sequence MLARVSSAAVIGIDAHMVDVEVDLSNGLPSFSIVGLPDNAVKESKERVKAALKNSGYGFPARRVTVNLAPADIKKEGTGFDLAVAVGLVRAQEIVERDDLDDYVFVGELSLDGSVRAVRGALSVAMGAAQAGKKLVVPGDNAAEAALVDGVEVYGVSSLADLVETLAGRTEAAPVRVDAAAMFGGGRGEGPDFSDVKGQEHVKRALEVAAAGGHNVLMIGPPGSGKTMLARRFASILPPMTLDEAVEATRVHSVAGALPADRPLVTARPFRSPHHTISDAGLIGGGQVPRPGEVSLAHKGVLFLDEMPEFRKNVLEVLRQPMEDGRVTIARAALAVTYPAEFILVGAMNPCPCGFLGDPARECRCTPLQVARYRARLSGPLLDRIDIHCDVPRVRFRELAASRAGEGSAAVRERVEAARRVQARRFRGGRQATNGRMGSRETERHCRVDDRCRRLLESAVERLGLSARAYTRVLKVARTIADLDGADEIAPPHIAEAIQYRTLDKPLA
- a CDS encoding Zn-dependent protease, whose protein sequence is MWIALGAALFSLVVEPAAASRLTLALYRARPITPAQAPRLYEAVEELSRRAALPAAPLLYYAPTPVVNAFAVGTRRNPAIALTDGLLRTLTLRETAAVLSHETAHIANGDLRVMSLADYVSRLTGLFALTGQLLLILALPAVALGAVKVNLWGLLALAVSPHLAVLAQLGLSRVREYDADLLAVRLTGDPEGLASALAKIERVNRSWRTWLLPGWGNPYPSWLRTHPPTEERIRRLLETQQQQQTPWQHDPIGFTAFSPVRPRPRWHLHGLWR
- a CDS encoding ATP-dependent metallopeptidase FtsH/Yme1/Tma family protein, with the translated sequence MEQKTQWNIGYWIMALLLLLMLQEWWHTVSTVEPVPYSEFEEALEQGKVSEVIVSDQTLTGLLKEPEAGGKTVIVATRVEPDLAERLSRYDVPYRRVAESTWLREILSWVLPAVVFFAVWFFLFRRFAEKQGMGGFMSIGKSRAKVYMEKDTGVTFSDVAGVDEAKEELKEVVDFLRDPRRYGRLGAHIPKGVLLVGPPGTGKTLLAKAVAGEAGVPFFTISGSEFVEMFVGVGAARVRDLFEQARGRAPAIIFIDELDALGRARGAGGPVGGHDEREQTLNQLLVEMDGFDASVGLVILAATNRPEILDPALLRAGRFDRQVLVDRPDKKGRLEILKVHSRKIKLDPAVDLEQVAALTTGFSGADLANLVNEAALMATRRKADAVTIEDFTRAVERIIAGLEKKNRVLSEQERRTVAYHEMGHTLVALALPGTDPVHKVSIIPRGIGALGYTIQRPTEDRYLMTRRELENKIAVLLGGRAAEKLVFGELSTGAADDLAKATDIARDMVTRYGMDEDLGYIAYEPHHPRLLEVPEMAAGGCRVAESTQARIDDAIRTVIKEVFERAYAILEHNRPVLERCAQELLKSETLDEAALKALTAGLERPPAAPDPGDGGRSAPSPENSPSTPKRRDEKERE
- a CDS encoding PAS domain S-box protein produces the protein MEIKPGRSIARRWFWILSICWTLVVGLSMALNYRQERRQAEETAKIEVRAYFKKDNIYREWNALAGGLYAPVSAMIRPNPFLDFLPDRDITLPSGKELTLVNPAYMSRQISELMKEEYGIRGHLTSLKPLRPENRPDRWEAEALRSFEEGGVAEVSGISEINGEPYMRLMQPLYVKESCLKCHERQGYRLGDIRGGMSASVPMAPHLAMARTRILTLTAGHLSFWVLGLLGLVYGTRKLGRLLDGRIRHEEELSLKAQLLDRANDSIYVHDMKGRLVYVNEAACRTWGYDRTALLTMNISELAVARSAGLVRASTAELRGAGECSFESTHLHRDGTRREMEVSSRLIESGGERLVMNVARDISERKAVEEELRKLSQTVEQSPSVVMITDTSGVIEYVNPRFCELTGYSSDEAVGCTPSILSSGEHGAAFYDELWRTIKSGRTWRGEFHNRKKDGSLYWERAAIAPIVDERGEITHFVAVKEEISDKKRVEEEKQTLQAQLLQAQKMEAVGRLAGGIAHDFNNVLTAIMGYAELVLDGVSDGQMRKDIGEIISSTNRAAALTRQLLAFSRRQILAKRLLDLNELVRGMGKLLHRLIGEDIELVMETEADLRSVHADPGQLEQVLMNLAVNARDAMPEGGRLTVRTANASFDEEAATLFHNGRRGNFVLLSVEDTGEGIDRAAMEHIFDPFFTTKEADKGTGLGLSVVYGIIKQHNGWIDCRSERHKGTVFDIYLPAYDVKPEGVSPPSEREAGELCGSGEPILVVEDEANLREFMTRLLREKGFRVLPAGSAAEAGKIVKAESEPIRIVISDVILPDQTGVNLADSLTREHPWLNILLMSGYSERRIDWDELRRKGYRFLQKPFSPSQLLAAVVEMTKR